From a single Miscanthus floridulus cultivar M001 chromosome 8, ASM1932011v1, whole genome shotgun sequence genomic region:
- the LOC136468739 gene encoding uncharacterized protein, with protein MIDSEYAIPDDAVNNPAPSVSKSGKPFNLRPVSPTSPIGYNAPTLAALTHQKIRTKTITSKSKLATSRATPSAAATTLVKAFKGVRAATGSSSAIPPISSTTPSEQQLGTSANVPDAQASQSSVDAPQPIVADVQAKRKASTDTEAQPKRQRSMPIPTSAPMSSVIIPQEPTTDEVIEDILSASSADPHDILQVASSSQAQEIALKQIADEKHKGIGNLQTSGAELKQKILDLSASKMALLAELKEVEAALTHAQQEENQLPDAIKTLQQERDIQARKALAMKKKLKPVEGAADDDIKELEEADQIRLRAILAIQSLLNV; from the exons atgatcgattctgaatatgccatccctgacgacgcg gttaataacccagcaccatcggtgagcaaaagtgggaaacccttcaacctccggcctgtttccccaacatcgccgatcggctacaacgctcccaccttagccgctttgacccaccagaagattcgtactaagaccatcacttctaagtccaaattggctacatccagggctaccccatcggccgctgccacaaccttggtcaaagcctttaag ggggtaagagctgctacgggatcgtcatcggcaattccgccgatatcaagcaccactccttcagag caacaattgggtacatcggcaaacgtaccagatgcccaagcttcacaatcaagtgtcgatgccccccagccaatcgttgccgatgtccaagcaaagcgcaaagcttcaacagatactgaagcacagccaaaacgacaaaggtctatgccgatccctacatccgctccaatgtcatcggtcatcatacctcaagagcccaccaccgatgaagtcatagAGGATATCCTATCGGCAAGTTCAGCTGATCCAcatgacatactccaggttgcttcctccagtcaagcacaggaaattgccttgaaacag attgccgatgagaagcacaagggcatcggcaacttacagacttcgggcgctgaacttaagcagaaaatcttagatttatcagcaagtaagatggctctattggctgaactgAAGGAAgttgaggcagccttaactcatgcccaacaagaagaaaaccaactacccgatgccatcaagacccttcagcaagaaagagatatccaagctcgcaaagctttagccatgaagaaaaaactcaagcctgtggagggtgccgcCGATGATGatatcaaggaactggaggaagccgaccagattcgcctgcgtgcgatattagctatccaatccttgttgaacgtgtaa